AATGATGTAATGCTCGCTAAGGAGATTCAGAGGCTGGGAAAGACGTTCTACTTCATCCGCTCAAAGATTGACAATGATCTACAGGCTATGAAAAGAAGTAAGAAGAATGTCAATGAAGAAGGTATTCTGGCACAGATCAGGGAAAACTGCATTGGAGGTTTGTGATCGTTTACAGTaattatgaaattaaataattaatgcaacgattataaataaagcattaaaacaatttttgtaCTCAAAAATCAGTGTTTACATCAGAGTCAGGTGTGATATCCACATCTATaagaggagagcagagagacGGAATCAAAGTGCTGCACTAATAGACTCAGAGACCTCATAGTTATGTTATAGTTACACTCAGGCTGCCAGCAGATACCAGCACAAACTTCTAGTGACTACAGCTGTCAACACAACCACATTTTACATAAGTGAGTCTATCTACAGATATAATGGTGGTAGTAGTGTCTTTCATAGAACAGTTGTGTAGTGAATGATATCCCTGTAACATAAATGAACAACAGCAGAGTCTATCTATCAACTAAACACATTTGTCTAGTTTGTCACATTGGTATTTTTTGAAACacatcaaacattttaaaatgtttgatgtGTTTCAAAAAATACCAATAAATGTCTAATTATTTAAGATATTTTTACCATTTCATTTTTACCATTTAATaccattttttccatttcatagGTTTTCAAAATGCAGGAGTGTCATCTCCGAAAGTCTTCCTGGTGTCCAGGTTTGATCTCCACCTGTACGACTTCCCCCTCTTACAGCAGACTTTAGAGAAAGAGCTTCCTGAACACAAAAGAGATATTCTGCTGTTTGCCATGCCCAATATCAGCCTGGAGGTCatcaacaagaagaaaaaagtgttcCAGGACCAAATTTCAACTTACGCTTTTATATCTGCAGGTGGTGCAGTTATACCATTACCTGGTGCATCTGTAGCACTCGATCTCACCATGTTGGTTATGGTCACCATTCAATACATTACTGGGTTTAGTTTGGATGAAGGGTCAGTAAAAAGACTCTCTACAAGCTGTGGTGTGCCACTGTCTGATCTGAAGTCTGTCCTCACTTCACCACTGGCTTTAAAAAAGATCACCCCTGATCTCATTACAAAGCTGTTAATTGGATGTACGAGCACAGCAGCAATGTTGGCTGCAGAGGAAGGCTTAAGATTTATTCCACTTATTGGAACGGCAGTGGCTGCTACTCTCTCCTATAAAGTCACTGAAAAGGCTCTGCAGACATTCCTTGACATGATTGCTGACGATGCACAGAAGGTGTTCAGAAAGGCCCTTGGTTTGACTACCTCAGTGTGATTTTCCAAGTCAATATCGGTGGCCTTATGACACATTTAAAGGTTAATTTGATTATTACAGAATTATGGTTCTCATTCTTGTTTTGTACTGGGATGTAATTCTTAAACACTTAAATTTCAATCACACTTTCATGTCACAATTACTGTAGATGTTATGCCATacaagatttaatttaattttaatttttaattttatatactgttttgatccccgaagggaaattaagaacgcacactcttgCTACTGATTCTaacgcatgcatacacatatattagtgagtacaggcccctgtatcacacacacacacaggggggcctggaggcatgcaggggaggtagagtggcaggcagctccttcttggtgtgccttaaatgagcaatttgtaaaggggacagcaccttgctcaggggtgcctcggcagtgctccagaggtgagctgacacctcccactgtcagcttacctccgggtattttttttgggcgggagcgggaatcgaaccgccgatcttgaaatcataggacgacccgctctactgcccgctttaccactgagccactgccgccccaagatGTATATTATATTGGTTTTATGTATCGTAAAGAACATTACAACAATTATTTTTGACTATTTTAATATACTCTGCTTAGCTTGGTAAACCTGCTGTACATCAGAAGTCTTCTTTTTGATGCAAAATTAATTCTTTGATATGATTTATGgtaactttttcatttcctttatttGCAAATCAACATGTCATTAATATGTTGTCCCTTTAATATCTGTGTTCACTATTTTATTAGGTAGGTGTGTGGGCTGTTTTATATCAAAAACTATTCACCACGGGCAGATACCCATGATGGGAGCTTACTGCTTTGTTCTTactcaaaaaaaatcacagcaatttttaaatttgtaaacaAATGTGTCACTTTTATTACAAATAAAGATTCTGATACATGCATTGattgtacagtaatccctcgtgaatcacgattaatgcgttccaggacaaCCCGCGAAAAGTCAGCGATATAGCGACCAAGTATTTATTTTCCTATTTATGGTCATTTATGAAACCTCCCCTTACTGATATAAAACCACCTTtaatctgtattaccttttcccacacactgATAGACCTGTAACCCGGTGTTTAAATATGGTGGGCAAGCATGATGCACACAATATTCCTTGAACGATCTTTATTTGGCTTCCAGCCTTAACAAGGAACGAAcaagaattgaaaacaatgtcctgctcatcctctctctctctctcatgcccCCTTTTCATTCTCACGAACACATGCAGGGCACACACAAGGACAACtcagggcaacacacacacaacagaacaacacgGGTTgtcacagactgtttaaaacacttttgtatgaaagaaaagttgcaggaggaactgtgagtctcagaacgcagtgcATTCATAGATGCTGTCGGCCAATAGCATGGGCacacagtatcacatgactatctactaaaaatctgtggtGTAGAGAAGCCGCACATCttgatatatataaatatacatatatacatatagccccacttatatatttgaatacgctcacttgaaagtctcacgctgtcacactgtcTTCAACTCAAcacactacctgtcaatcaaggacccaaccaatcacagtgcatctgccagaaggaatcaagTGAACaatatgttaggagaagaaataactatacagtggtacctctactgagGAAATTAATCAGTTTgcgaagaaatttcgtaagttgaaaatgttttaagtagagacacattttccatgcaaatgtcctaatccgttccaagcccccaaaattcaaacatgttttataaagcataaaaatgtatcaaaactACTACTACCACGTTGTCGCGGCCCTAGGGAGCTCTACTGCAGCCAGGGCAGTGGGTTTCATCACATCCCCTCCTGCAAGTGATAAGTACCCAGCATTAAAGGCATATCtcctaaaaaaaacttttgaactaTCACGACCTGAGAGAGCCAGGCGTTTGTTTGCCATTAAAGGTTTGGGGGACAGCAAACCTTCAGAACACATGGAAAGGATGTTAGCCCTACTGGGGGAGGAAGAACCGATTTTCCTCTTCATTGAACTTTTCCTGAGGCACATGCCGCCGCACGTGCAGACGGCGCTCGCCAATACGACCATTACGGAATCCAGTGCTCTAGCAGAGGAGGCTGACCGTTTCTTCTTAGCTACACAGCGTTTCACCCCTGATGTGTTGGCCACGGCGCACAGTCTCACAACCGCGGCACGCAGTCACACACCCCCATATGCCAGtgcacagactgacagaaacgcCCCCACCGCCACCGGCCGTTCTGACCCGGGGTTATGCTACTTCCACGCACGCTTCAGCGTGAAGGCGAAGCAGTGCCGCGCCCCTTGCAGCTATGGCCCGCGCTCTGTGAAGGCCGTGAGCGCGGGCGCCACGACCCGGTTACTGTTCATCAAAGACACTATCTCTGGGCGGAAGTTCCTCTGCAACACCGGTGCTCAGAGGAACGTCCTGCCTGCCACGGTCAGTGACACTGCCGGCGGGGCCCACGGACCGCCATTGACGTCCGTCAACGACACCCTGATTCACACCTATGGCACAAAAACTGTTAGACTGTATTTTGGGGGCCAGCGCTTCACATGGGAGTTTGTCACGGCCGACATCTCTTTCCCCCTCCTCGGCGCCGATTTTATGTGTGCTCATGGGCTGCTCGTGGACGTCAAACATGGCCGC
The Antennarius striatus isolate MH-2024 chromosome 17, ASM4005453v1, whole genome shotgun sequence genome window above contains:
- the LOC137611352 gene encoding interferon-inducible GTPase 5-like, giving the protein MSNPVDKKSAEEIKKALQNNNQAAAIAKVKECLEKAKNTPLNIAITGESGSGKSSFVNGFRGIDDSDDNAAPTGCVETTTQVAKYPHPSYPNVTLWDLPGVGTMKFQASQYLQYVGFQKYDFFIIISETRFRENDVMLAKEIQRLGKTFYFIRSKIDNDLQAMKRSKKNVNEEGILAQIRENCIGGFQNAGVSSPKVFLVSRFDLHLYDFPLLQQTLEKELPEHKRDILLFAMPNISLEVINKKKKVFQDQISTYAFISAGGAVIPLPGASVALDLTMLVMVTIQYITGFSLDEGSVKRLSTSCGVPLSDLKSVLTSPLALKKITPDLITKLLIGCTSTAAMLAAEEGLRFIPLIGTAVAATLSYKVTEKALQTFLDMIADDAQKVFRKALGLTTSV